A DNA window from Helianthus annuus cultivar XRQ/B chromosome 15, HanXRQr2.0-SUNRISE, whole genome shotgun sequence contains the following coding sequences:
- the LOC110941508 gene encoding UDP-glycosyltransferase 83A1, with protein MKNIHVLAIPYPAQGHVMPLLEAARCFTSNGLKVTFVNTDFTHKRVMMSAGANIDCPSDLMHMVSIPDGMEPCDDRNDLGKLTKSMFQLMPAKLEELINDINKNDDEKITCIVADYCMGWVLRVARKMGIRLALFCPSSAAVLALSMSVQKLIDDEIINNSGVPLKDQMVQLSASMPLMDPANFVWACVGDSVTNQIIFEYLILEVKKAAEAADHIICNSTMELETGAFTLFPKMLPIGPLLATNRSTRQVGHFWNEDTTCLTWLDQQPVGSVIYVAFGSFTIFDQHQFEELALALEDTKKPFLWVVRPGPSGSMDYIFPSGYLDRIGTRGKLVSWAPQQEVLNHPSVACFMSHCGWNSTMEGVSNGVPFVCWPYFADQFFNKTYICDIWKTGLGLNKDETGIVTRGEITSKLEQLLSNIMIKENALSWQEKVMDCVGAGHSLNQNLNKFIDWVREGNDHAQVQETCK; from the exons ATGAAAAATATCCATGTTCTAGCTATACCATATCCAGCACAAGGCCATGTGATGCCTCTTTTGGAGGCAGCTCGGTGCTTCACCAGCAACGGTCTCAAGGTCACGTTTGTGAACACGGACTTCACTCACAAACGGGTTATGATGAGTGCGGGTGCAAATATCGATTGTCCAAGTGATTTGATGCATATGGTTTCGATCCCGGATGGGATGGAACCATGTGATGACAGGAATGACCTTGGGAAGTTGACAAAATCAATGTTTCAACTCATGCCCGCCAAACTAGAAGAGCTGATAAATGATATTAACAAAAATGATGACGAGAAAATTACGTGCATCGTTGCTGATTATTGCATGGGATGGGTGCTAAGAGTTGCACGGAAGATGGGTATTAGACTAGCACTCTTTTGTCCCAGCTCGGCTGCAGTTTTGGCCTTGTCCATGAGTGTTCAGAAGCTGATAGACGATGAAATTATAAACAACAGCG gagTACCTTTGAAGGATCAAATGGTTCAGCTGTCAGCATCCATGCCACTCATGGACCCTGCAAATTTTGTATGGGCGTGTGTAGGCGACTCGGTCACTAATCAAATTATCTTCGAGTACCTAATTCTTGAAGTTAAGAAAGCAGCAGAAGCAGCAGACCACATAATTTGCAATTCAACTATGGAGCTAGAGACTGGGGCATTCACTCTATTTCCAAAGATGTTGCCAATTGGTCCACTTTTGGCTACCAACAGATCCACAAGGCAAGTAGGCCACTTCTGGAATGAAGACACTACTTGCTTAACATGGCTTGATCAACAGCCGGTAGGCTCGGTCATCTATGTGGCATTTGGGAGCTTCACAATTTTTGACCAACATCAGTTTGAAGAGCTGGCACTGGcacttgaagacacgaagaagCCATTCTTGTGGGTTGTTCGACCTGGTCCAAGTGGCAGCATGGATTATATCTTCCCAAGCGGTTACTTGGATAGAATAGGCACTCGAGGAAAATTGGTCAGCTGGGCACCTCAGCAGGAGGTCCTAAACCACCCATCGGTGGCTTGCTTCATGAGTCATTGTGGTTGGAACTCTACAATGGAAGGCGTTAGCAACGGCGTTCCTTTCGTGTGCTGGCCATACTTTGCTGATCAGTTTTTTAACAAAACATACATATGTGATATCTGGAAAACCGGTTTGGGTTTGAACAAAGATGAAACGGGAATTGTTACCCGAGGAGAAATCACAAGTAAATTGGAGCAGCTGCTCAGCAACATCATGATCAAAGAAAATGCCTTGAGTTGGCAAGAAAAAGTAATGGACTGTGTGGGAGCAGGACATTCCTTAAACCAAAACCTCAACAAATTCATTGATTGGGTAAGGGAAGGAAATGACCATGCTCAAGTACAAGAAACCTGCAAATGA